The Tripterygium wilfordii isolate XIE 37 chromosome 21, ASM1340144v1, whole genome shotgun sequence genome segment TGCAACTTGGACCCTGATTTGAGGCTGCCATATCTGGAGCAGAAATATGAGGAGAGAAGCAATATGGGTGGTGTGTGATGACAATGACTTTAGTTGCATtttaacatgttttttttttggatattccaATCTAGGTTAATGATAGTATTAAGATGAGAACAAGAATATTTTTAACTATTATGTATGTCTAATGAATGGAATATTTTGATCAATTATATATGTCTTCTATTTTTAAGTATTATGTATGTCTAATGATACATGTCGTGATTTTTCACCGTTTAAGTTTGATACAGATTgtgctttttatttttctttaatgcatttgattattttgagcACAACTCACGGATATTCCTTTACATCCAGGCAACAACACAACTGATATGGGTGGTGGTGAGTTTGATGACACTGATGACACTGATGAGTATGATGGGATGGATGATGATGAATGGGAATTGAACCGTAAAAGGAATGATGATTTTATACTCATAACGTCTGTAACTGCAGCTGTAATTTATCATCGGAGAAGACGGACTGCATATTTTGATAAGATGCCGTGCAGGACAAATAAATTACAGGGTGCGAAATGGGTagttgaaattttacatggacaccCAGATAGATGCTACCAGACTTTTAGGATGAAGAAAGAGATTTTTAGAGACCTATGTTATCAACTGAGGGATAAGTACATGTTACGAACTAGTAACTACGTTCAAATACCGGAAATGGTTGGGATGTTCCTCTTCACACTGGGCCACTGTGCAGGGAATAGATTGGTGCAGGAATGTTTTCAGCATTCTGGAGAAACAGTTAGCAGGATGTTCCATGAGGTATTGCATAGTGTGTACTTGTTATTAGTGGACATCATTAAACCGCGAGAGAACCAGTTTGACGAAGTCCCAGTTAAGATTAGGGGTGACCCAAAATATAGCCCCTTTAAAAATTGTGTTGGTGCCATCGATGGAACACATATCCCAGCTGTGATTCCTAAACCTGACAGAGGTCGATTCATTGGGAGGAAAGGCACAAAGACCCAAAATGTAATGGCAGCGTGTGACTTTGATATGCTGTACATATTTGTGTCGGCTGGATGGGAGGGATCAGCACATGATGCACGTGTTTTCCAGGATGCAATTTCAACACCGGAATTACGATTTCCAATGCCACCTCGAGGTAAGTCTTACTTTATGTAGTTATTATACTTTCTTATGACATAatttattgtatatataatttatttttatttgtgacataatttattgtatatataatttatttttatttgtttttacctTAAACAGGAAAGTATTATCTGGTTGATGCGGGGTATCCTAATAGGACCGGTTTTCTTGCACCTTATAAAGGTGAGAGGTATCATTTATCTCAGTTTGAAAATGGTCGCCGAGCAACAGGTCCTCGTGAGGTGTTCAATCACACACACTCGTCACTCCGAAGTGTAATTGAAAGAATTTTTGGGGTTACCAAAAATAGGTTTCCTATATTGAGGAAGATGTCATCTTACCCTTATGAAACCCAGGTTCAAATTGTAATTGCGTGCATGACACTTTACAACTTCATTCGATTGAG includes the following:
- the LOC119987781 gene encoding protein ALP1-like, yielding MGGGEFDDTDDTDEYDGMDDDEWELNRKRNDDFILITSVTAAVIYHRRRRTAYFDKMPCRTNKLQGAKWVVEILHGHPDRCYQTFRMKKEIFRDLCYQLRDKYMLRTSNYVQIPEMVGMFLFTLGHCAGNRLVQECFQHSGETVSRMFHEVLHSVYLLLVDIIKPRENQFDEVPVKIRGDPKYSPFKNCVGAIDGTHIPAVIPKPDRGRFIGRKGTKTQNVMAACDFDMLYIFVSAGWEGSAHDARVFQDAISTPELRFPMPPRGKYYLVDAGYPNRTGFLAPYKGERYHLSQFENGRRATGPREVFNHTHSSLRSVIERIFGVTKNRFPILRKMSSYPYETQVQIVIACMTLYNFIRLRVTNDEEFTETDEGASSSSQEPTTEDVVIGVDDLSDDRTMSSVRDKIADKLVRRRQR